The Chitinophagales bacterium genomic sequence CTGTACTAAAACTAAACGAGTAATACAAGTAGCAAGATTTTTCTTATAAGATTTTTAGATTGTTAGAGTCATGATTTTTAGACTTTCTTATTTTGTCCTAATGAGCGAAGTTTACGAAGCGAAGCATCTCCAAGCCATGCTGAACTCGTTTCAGCATCTACTTAGAAAACCAATCAAAACATCTTAACACTTGCTGAACTCGTTTCAGTATCTACTTAGAAAACCAATCAAAGCATCTTAACACTTGCCGAATTTATTTCAGCATCTACTATAGAAAACAAAGCAAAACATCTCCAACAAAATCATCATTACGAATTTTAGCTTCTGGTTGTCATGTTCTTTTTTATCTAAAACCAAAAAAGCACTAAACAAAAGATAATAAGCAAAGATTGCGTTGTTGATAAAGATGCTACTAATAGAAAAGATTCTGAAATAAATTCAGAATCTAGCATGTCTAATTACTTAAAACTTAAAACCTCTTAAAAAGTCTTGTACCAACATTCTTTTTTTGCCTTCTAGTTGCAATTCTTGTACTAGTATAAAATCATCGGCTGTTTTAAATGCTAGGAATAAACTACCATCAGAATAAATGTTGTTTGCAATATAATGTTGTTCTATATTTGTATCTTTAGTAATTCTTGTTTTATATATTTTTAAATTTTTACTAAGTAATGTAGTATATGCTGTTGGATATGGCGATAGACCTCTTATTTTATTGTGAATGTTTGTAGCCGTATCTTGCCAATTAATATTGCCATCTTCTTTAAAAATTTTTGGAGCATGTGGTAGGTTTTCGTTCCAGTCTTGTTGTTGTAAGGTATAATTATTTTGCTCAATTGCTTGTACTGTCTTTAGAACTAAGTCTGCACCCAATAGCATTAATTTATCATGTACTGTACCTGCATTGTCTTCATCTGTAATGGCAATTTTTTCTTGTAAGATGATGTTGCCTGTATCAATTTCGTGTTGTAAAAAAAAGGTAGTAGCACCAGTTTCTTTTTCGCCATTAATAACTGCCCAATTTATTGGAGCAGCACCTCTGTATTTTGGTAGAAGCGAAGCGTGTAAATTAAATGTTCCTAGTTTTGGCATTTTCCAAACTATTTCTGGTAGCATTCTAAAAGCAACAACAATAAATAAATCGGCTTGTAAGTTTTGTAGTGTTTTTATAAATGCACTGTCTTTTAAATTAGTTGGTTGCAATACATTTAAGTGGTGTTGTATGGCAAATTGTTTAATAGCACTTTCGTTGATTTGTTTTCCTCTTCCAGCTGGTTTGTCTGGTGCAGTAATTACTGCTACAATGTTATAGTTGTTTTCTACTAGGATTTGTAGTGATGGAACAGCAAAATCTGGTGTTCCCATAAATACTATTTTTAGTGGATTTTGCATATAGGCAAAGATACAATTAACAGATGATACTACTGCTTTGTTATTTTAGATTGATTTTGAATAAATCTACTACTACAAATAGATGTAGCATGAGTTTATTCTAAGAAGAAAATCATTTTCCGCCTTGGTAGCGTAGTGTTTTGCCTTTGGTTTTTTGATAGTTTGGCACATCGCCATCTTCTCTTTTGGTATACGCTATTTCATTAATATGATGCCAAATGCCTTTAATGAGTTCAAATCCTTCGTAAGTTCCATCTGGTAAATACTGCGGAAAAAATCCTGCCATATTTTCGTCTTTTGGTTCTACATGGTCGTAAATAATTTTGTTTTCTATCTTATCAAATCGTAAGGTCGCCCATGCTTCTTCTGCAAATTCTAATACATATCTATATTGTAATTTGTTGTCTATACTAAGTATTGGATAGCCAAATCGTGGTTGACCTTCATCAAACCATAATACATCTATTACTTTTTTATTTGATTTAATATCACTTCCATCAGCACCTAGTAAAGTGTAAAATTGTATTGGTCCTTTTTTCTTTTTCTTAACTGGAATAATATCATAGTACATACAACCATACCAATTGTTGTTGTCGAGTGTTTTGTTTTCTGGTTGTTCTGTATAATCAGAATAATCTATTAAAGGAAACAGTGTAAGCGTATCTGTATTCATTTGTATTGCTCCAAAATATCGATACGATTGCTCATCGCTGATAACATTCCAAGTAATAATTCTAAATTTATTATCTGGAGCATATAGTACTTTAATGGGTAACATACTATCAAATTGATATTGATAAGAATTTGAAACACTTAAAATTGCTTTAAGACCACGAATCATTCTATAGCTGGCAATAAATCTAGATGCTTCTACTGGTGAATATATCATAGTGTCGCCAATAGTAATTAAAGTATCTTCCATAGAGTGAATAAATGCTAAATCATTAGCTGCAACTTGTGCTTTTACTGTATTCATTGATAATAAAAACAGCAGTATAATTCCAAACTTTTGTAACATAGTATTGATAACGACAAAATTAATACCAAATTATGAATTACAATAAGTAAATGTGTGAAATTAACCTAAGGCAACATCTAAAGTCATCATGACAATAAAACCAAGTATAAAACCAAGTGTAGCAATATCAGTGTACTTGTCTAATTGTGTTTCTGGAATTACTTCTTCTACTACTACAAAAATCATGGCACCAGCAGCAAAAGCCAAAGCGTATGGTAAAATTGGCTGAAATTGTAACACTCCCCAAGCACCAAAAAAACCAGCCATTGGCTCTACAATAGCAGAAAGTTGTCCGTACCAAAAACTTTTAGTTCTACTTAAACCTTGTCTACGCAAAGGCATACTTACTGCAATACCTTCTGGAAAATTTTGTAGTCCAATACCTATAGCCAAAGCAACAGCACCAGCAATAGTAGCACCTTCAATTCCTGCGGCAACACCACCAAATAAAACACCTACTGCTAAACCTTCTGGAATATTGTGTAGTGTAATAGCTAAAACCAATAGCGTTGTTTTGTGCCATTTGGTTTTAACACCTTCCGCTTCATTTTCTTTAAAGTTGATGTGTAAATGTGGTAAAATTTTATCGAGCATAAAAAGGAATAAAGCTCCTAGTAAAAAACCAATAGCAGAGGGCATTACTTTTTTAAATCCTTCGCCAGCACTCATTGCTATAGCTGGAGCTAGCAAACTCCAAAAACTAGCAGCCACCATAACACCACCAGTAAAACCAAGCATTCCATCTAGTACAGCTCTATTCATTTTTTTAAAGAAGAATACTAAGCTTGCACCTAAAGCAGTTACCAACCAAGTAAATGTAGTGGCTAGTAAAGCAGCTATAATTGGATTTAGTGATTCAAAAAAATGTATGATAGTAGTCATACTACAAAAGTAGTAGTTTTATTGGAAGAATCAAGTGGTATAATAATTTGTAATTATAGTAGTCTGTTGTGCATTTGGGCGTCATTCTTGAAAATTTCGTAGAGTAACGGAGAAATTTATCAGGAATCTATCATGAAATATATTATATTATAATATATTTTGTATATTTCTCATGCTTCGAAATTACGGAATGACGAAAACATAACGATTTTTTTCTAAATAAACAACAAGTTAAATAGAATAATATTGTACTTCAAAACAAATATTTCATTGTGCCGATTACTAGTACAAAAGTACATCCTATTTCTACTATAACTAATGAAAACATGAATAGTGTCATTAATATTGGTGGCAAATTGATATTTCCAATTTTATGTGGTAGTTTAAATTGATTGTTGGTGTCTTTTAATATTCCGTGAAAAGTATAGCTTATAACTGCCGAAACAAAGAAAAATATATTGCCAACAACTAAAATACAACTTAATTGCTCTGACCAAATAGAAAAGGTAGCCATTACTGCTAAAATTAAACATGCTGGTGCGTACATTAAAGCTGCTCTATGTGCAATATCTACATAATCGTGTGCTTTAAATTCACTAGAATGCCTTATTTCCCAATATTTCCAAGCTCCAGTTATCATGCCAATCAGTAAAAAAATACCACTGAATAAGATGCCAATTTTACTACCTAATACTAAGTCCATTTGTTGTGTGTTTTTATTTGCTTTTGAAACATATCAATAATTATTGAAATTAACTAGCAATAAAGCTACACTTTTTTAATGACAATTTAGATGTAAATAGCTACTAATGAAGAAATTATTACTGAGTGTCTTATTTTAGCTTTTTTAGACTACTGCTTTCTAAAAGCGACTTCATTTGTGTAATGGCAACTTTATTGAGTTCTATTAATCGTTCATTTTGAGATAATCCTTGTTGAATAAGTAGTGCATTGATGCTTTCTAAATTACTCAAAACAACTAGCTGTTCTAAGGTTGCAAAATCTCTGATATTTCCTTTTTTATCGATGTTATTTTTTCTCCAGTCTTTAGCAGTTGTTCCAAAAAGAGCAACATTTAATAAATCAGCTTCGTTTGCATAAACACAACTAATTTGTTGTTTAGTAATTTCTGGTGGAATAAGATTTGCCTTAATTGCATCTGTATGAATTTGATAATTTACTTTAGCTAAGGTTCTTTGTAAATTCCACTCAAGTTGAAGTCTGTCGTTTTCTTCACTTTTTAGTCTTTGAAATTCTTTAATTAAGTATATTTTAAACTGCGGACTAATCCACATACCAAATTCAAAGGCAATATCTTTATGAGCATAAGTTCCGCCGTATCTTCCTGTCGTTGCTTTTAATCCAATAGCATTTGTTTTTTCAGTCCAATCTTTAACACTTAGCTTATAATTATTTAAACCAGCTTGACTTTTAATTATGGCAAATTCGCCATAATTAAAATTTGGATTATAAACACTTTCCCAAATTCCAAGATATTCAACAGTGTTTCTATTACGAAGCCAGTCTGAAATAAAGAATTCTCCATCTTTGGCTTTAAGCATATCTGTTAATGAAATATATTCTTGTTCATTTTCAAAAATTATACTTATTTCTTTGCCTTCAACTTCTATTTTCTTCTTTTTTGCCATATTAAATACTACTGCAACAAATTTACAAAATTTAATTATGTAATTAATCTACTTATTTGTCTTTGATATTTATTAGAGTTAGGTATTAATATCTTTTTTGTAGAATTAAAAGAAGCCATTATCTTTTTATGCAACTATCCTTTTATGTTAAAAAATCAAAAGCACTTAAAAATATGGAACAGTTATTGTTAGAATAAACTATATTAATGTGTTAATTTGCTGTTTATGAAACAATTTTTAGTTGTTATTCTAACTTTTTGTGCCTATTTCGGCTTTAGTCAACAAGTACAATGGGCATCTCAATTAATTAATTTTTCTAGTGAATGGACTAAAGACATGCCAGAAAATACTACTCGCTACAAAGCAACGCAAGTACTTGGTGTGCCTAATACGATGTCTGTAAAAGTTTCTGGTTTGGCTTGGGCACCAAAAGGAAGCACTGAAGGCAAAGAGCATATTACGGTTGGTTTTGCTACACCACAAGATGTACAACAAGTAATTATTGGCGAAACTTTTAATGCTGGTGCTGTGCAAGAAATTATTTTATACGATACAGATGGAAAAAGTTATTCGGTGTACAAGAATAAAGAGTTAACCTATAAAAATAACTATGGAGAAACACTTATTCCTTATAAAGTTCCTTATACTAGAAATGTAGATAAATTAAAACTCATACTCAATACCAAAAAAGTTGGCAACATGCAACAAATTGATTGTATTGGGATTTCATCTGGTACACAACCAGTTAAGTTAAAAATAAACGAATTATTTTATAGTGAAACTGTTTCTAATCCAGAGAATTTAGGACCATTTATTAATTCTTCTTATTACGATCATTTACCTTTGATTTCGCCAGATAACTCTACGCTTTATTTTGCTAGAAAATTTATTGATGATGATGAAAAAGATGACATCTACTATGCTAAAAAATTACCTAATGGAAAGTTTAGCAAAGCAGAAAATATTGGAGCTCCATTAAATACTTTAAAAAATAATTTTGTATGCTATATCAGTTCAGACAATCAGCGATTGTACTTAGCCAACAGATATAGAAAAAAAGGTGGCGAAGGTTTATCATTGAGTACCAAGCAAACCAATGGTTCATGGTCTGAACCAAAATTAATTCCTATTCCAAATATTGGCAATTTAAATGAGTTTGCACATTATCATGTAAGTTTAGATGAAAAAGTAATTTTAATGGCTGTACAAAGAAGTGACTCATACGGCGATTTAGATTTATATGTTTCTTTGAAATATAGCGATGGTAGTTGGAGTGAACCTAAAAATTTAGGACCAATAATTAATACTGTTGGTGCAGAAGGTAGTGTCTTTTTAGCTGCTGATGGTAGAACAATGTATTTTGCTTCTACAGGTCATCAAGGTTATGGCGATTATGATATGTTTGTAACCAAACGACTAGACAATTCTTGGACGAATTGGAGCACACCACTTAATTTAGGATCAAAAATAAATACACCAGAAATGGACATATATTATACCATTACATCTGATGGTGAGTATGCTTATTTTTCTAGTGGTAAATCGTATTTTGGTTTGAATGATTTGTATAGAATGAAACTGCCTAAAGAAGCAAAACCAGAACCAGTTTTTGTAAACGAATTAGTAGTAAACAATACGCCTTTAAAAACTACACCAACTACAAATTCATTAGATGATAAATTGGCAGCACTAAAAAATCAACAACAAAATGTACCAACACCTACAGTCGTAAATACACCTACTACTACGAATGTACCAGTAAACAACAATCCAGTAGCTACTACAACTACACCAAAACCTACTACGACAAACAATGACGCAGTGGCTGATTTACAACAAAAGTTAGAAGCACTAAAAAATCAACAACAACAAGTAAAAAGTACACCTACTACAACTACGCAACCAGAAGTTGTAAAAAGCAATAGTACACTTCCAGCATCAGTTACCAATCATCAACCTACAGAAGTAATTAAAAATAATAGTACACTACCACCTTCTGCTACAATGGAAGTTCCTAAAGAAAACAATTATAAAGTAGATGATTTTAAAGATATTCCTGCAGTAGAAAATAACGATTATAATAAAAAAGTATTTGATAATTTAAATAGTTCGCCTAAGGTGAAACCTAAAACAGTTGATCCAGTTTTAAATAATCCAACAATAAGTAATACACCAACAACACCTAATAATATAGAAGTTAATCAGGTTGATATTAATCAAACAACACCTACAACAAATAATGCACCACTCAAAACTCAGTCGTATATAGATCCATATCAACAAAAATTAGATGAGTTGAAAAAACAGCAAGAGCAAGCTAAACTCAGTACACCAACAAGTACTACAACTTCTTCTTATAGTGAATATACTCAGCCAAAAGATTACAATAATCCAACGACGCCAGTGTATAATAGTCCAAATAATAGTACACAAGCACAAAACCAAAAGCTACAAGACTTAAATCAACCAGTGCAACAGAGTACTAAGTTGCCAGCAACAGAATCGTATAATAATCCATATTATCAACAACAAAATGCACCTTTAAAAGAAAAACAAGAAGATAAATTTGGTAATGATTATGATGAAATGCAAGCGAAGATTGATGCACTAAAAAATCAGCAACAACAAAATGCAACTTCTGGAAATAAACCTAAAAAAGCATCACAAATAGAAGTAGATAACAACAATCCAAACATTAAATATGCACCAAGTACTGTAACAACAACGGCTTCGGTTGAACCATCTAGCAAAATAAATTTAGACAAGTACGAAGATAAATTGAAAGCCATTCAAGATAAAATGAATGCTATAGGCAATACTAATAATCAACCAACATCAACTACTTTGGCAAATGTAGAATCAAACAATACACCTAATCAAAATTTACCACTAAAGCAAAGTACGACTACAACAGATGAAGTACAGCAGTTGAGTAATCAATTAGATGCTATAAAAAATCAGATTAAAGAAAATCAAACGCCTACCAATATTGTTACTACAAATACACCAACAACAAATAATACTATTTCTACTAATGAAGTAGAAGCACCAAAATTGGTTCACAACAATCAAGTAGTAAAAGAACAACCAACGGTAAATCCAGATGATTTGGCTAAACAGAAAGCACAATTAGAAGCTTTGCAGCAAGAACAAGATAAATTGAATAATAAATTAAACAATACTTTAAATACACTCAATGAAAGCAAACAAGATTTGGAAAATGACATCAATAGTTTGCAAACAGAAAAAGATAAAATAAATAATGAAAATAAAAATTTGAATAATACCAATGAACAATTGAGTGCAGAGAAAGCTCAATTAGAAGCAGAGAAAAAACAAATGGACGATTTATTAGCAAAAATGAAAGCAGAGAAAGATAAGTTGGCTGCTGAAAAAGAACAAATAGAAAAAGATAAATATTTACTAGAGCAATTAAAAAAACAACAACAATCAGAAGTTAATACACTGAGTGCCAATATCAATAAACTAAAGCAAGAACAAGCAGATGCGATTAAAGCAGCTCAAGAAGTAAAACGCTACGAAATTTTTGATGTGCCTATAGAAGTTGGTGCAATTGCTGTAATGAGTAGTATTTATTTTACAGCAGATGCTGCGTTTATTCAAACAAAATCGTATCCAGAATTAGATAAATTGGTAGCATTTTTACAGTCGCATAAAAATATAAAAATTGAAGTTGGCGGACATACCAATGGTTTGTGTGATGCTGATTTCTGTAATAAACTATCTGGTGATAGAGCCAATGAAGTAATGCAATACTTAATAAAAAAAGGTATTACTGCTGATAAATTAACTTCGGTTGGTTACGGAAAACGCTATTTAATTGCAGATGCTGGCAATCCAAAAAATCAAAGAGTGGAAATTAAAATCTTAAGTGTAGACAATAAATAATTTTGCTTAGTATCTTTACACTATGCAAGAATGGAACTTAGAAAATATTTTAGCTGATTTTGAAAATGCTACAGCCGAAGATTGGAAAGCACTTATTGATAAACAATTAAAAGGTGAAAATTATAATACTTTGATTTCATCTATTGATGATAATATTATAATTGAACCATTTTATACTTATGAAAATTCATTGCAATATCAACTCAATATTCCACAAAAAGAAAATACAGATTGGTTAATTACCGAAAAAATTATTGTTGACGAAAATAATATTGCACTAGCTAATCAAGATGCTTTGGATAGTTTAAATAATGGAATTAACTCAATTGTTTTTGATTTACGGCATAAAGATTTTTCAGCGGAACAAATTAAAATATTATCGAAAGATATAATTATAAATATAGCACCAATTTATTTTTTAAATTCAAATATTGATAATAAAAAATCAATTATTCAAGCAAAACAAACACATAAATTTACTACTTACTTACTAGCAGATTTACTTATGCAAAGTACTACAACCAAAAGTAATGTCGTTTTGTTTCCAATTCCACAACACTATCTTTTAGCAATTGCTAGTTTAAATGCATTTCGATGGTTATGGTCTAAGTTGCATCAAAATTCAACACCAATTATTATAGCACAAACGGTTTTACCTACTGTAATAAATGATGAAAATAAATATTTATTGTACAATACGACACAAGCGATGAGTGCTATTATTGGACAGTGCAATCACTTAATCGTAACGCCACATCAAGACAATAATTTTGGAAAACGAATGGCAAAAAATACACAACTATTACTATTGCATGAAAGTAATTTTAACGAAATCAAAAATATAAATAAAGGCAACTATCTAATAGCACATCTTACTTATCAAATCTGTGAGAAAGTGTGGAAGATGGTAGCAGAATGATAAGTATTATTATATAGTATAATATGAATTAAGAAATGCTATTTCTTTTTGTATATTTTGCTTTGCTTGTTTTTCGAAATGATGATAAAAGAAGTCAGTTTTAAATATACTGTCCATTGACAAAAAATGATTTAAAACTTTTTTGCGTCCTGAATAATAAACAAAATCAGGATAAATAGCATACTCTTTTCTTACATTTTGATAATACATTTCATAAACTTCCCAAGGTTGACCTAATACAGAAAGATCTGCATCTGTAAAATAATTCGTATCGTTGTTGCTTGACTTTATGTGTGATTTAGTTGCTAATATTTGTTGTTTGCAAAGAACTATGGTATTATCATCAACAGCAAGTTGTTGCATTCTTTTTTCGGCAAGTGCTGCACTTTTTTCTTCGTTGTTAGATTTTAGTGCGTTGTAAATAATATCGTGATAGTATAATGTAAATAAAATACCATTCCAATTTTGTATTGCTTGTTTTACTTTGCTTAGATTTTCTAAGAGATTGTCAAGATGTTGTAGCGTATGATAATACCTTTTTTTGTTAGAATAATTCTTTTCAACTTCTGTCCATAGTTCATTTATCAGACTATTATTGTCTGTGTAATTGGTAAGTAATTCTATGAATGTTTCTTTTAGCATTTATCCATCATTAATAAAAAATAGATAAATCAAATATAAGTATTTATTTTTTGTTTAGAAAATAAATTAAGCTGATTGTTGTTTAATACAAACAACTAATACACCTTAGTTTTATAATCTGCTTCGAAAATGCCTTTTCTTATTTTTTCTAATTTCTTTTGTGCTAGTTTTTTCGTTAATGGTTTCAGTCTGTCGGTAAATAAAATACCATCAACATGGTCATACTCGTGTTGTATCACTCTTGCGTTAATGCCATCATATTCTTCTTCAAACTCATTAAAATTTTCATCAAAATAATGAATTTTAATATTGGGTTTTCGTTCTACATTCTCTCTAAAACCTGGAATACTTAAGCAACCTTCTTCGTATTTCCATACTTTACCATTTTCTTCTATTAAAGTTGCATTGATAAATACTTTTTTAATGCCTTTAAAATTGGCATCTTTTTTATCTTGCATTTGTACAGTATCTACCAAAAACAAACGAATAGATTGGTTGACTTGTGGTGCAGCTAAACCAACGCCACTTGCATTGTACATTGTCTGCCACATATTGTTAATTAGTTCTTGAAGATTGGGATAGTCTTTATCAATATCTTCCGTTTCTTTAATTAAAGTTGGATGTCCGTATACTATAATTGGCAAAATCATACTACAAAATTACGAATTGTTTTGTTTTTTTCTGAACGCTAATTGCGTAATATAATCTTGCAATAAAATCGTAGCACTTATTTCATCGACTAATGCTTTGTTTTGTCGTTGTTTTTTTTTGAGTCCACTATCAATCATCGACTGAAAAGCGAGTTTGCTAGTAAAGCGTTCATCTAATTTTTCTATAGTAATGCTACTATATTTTTGTTGGATTTGTTTAATGAAAACATCTATGGCTTTGGTTAAATCCATGAGTTCATTATTTAAATTCTTAGGATAACCTATAATAATAGTTTCTATTTTTTCTTTTTCTATAAGATTAATAATATATTGTAATGCATTTTTATTTTCTTGTGTAGATAAGCCAAATGCAAAAGTTAAGGTTTCGTCTGAAATTGCAAAGCCAACTCTTTTTTTACCATAATCTATTGCTACAATTTTACTCATCGTATCAATGTCAATTTCATAATAATATCTGTAATGACTAACATGCCAAATAAAATGCTTGCCAATCCGTTTAAAGTAAAAAATGCTAGATTAATTCTTTCCAATCCAAATTTTTGTACTACAACATGTTGATAAATTAACAGACAAGCAAAGACAACAGTTCCTATCCAATAGAGCAAACCAAAATTACCAAACACACCAATAAAAACTAATAATCCAATTACAAATATGTGTAAAATTACTGATATAGACACTGCATTTTGATAGCCAAACTTCGCAGGAATAGAAAAGAAATTATTGTCTTTATCAAACTGTTCGTCTTGTAAACTATAAATAATATCAAAGCCACTTACCCAAAGCATTACTACAATTCCTAATAGTACTGGAACTATTCCAAATTTTCCTGTTACTGCAACAAAAGCTCCAACTGGAGCTAAACCCAATCCAATACCTAAAATTAAATGACACAAAAACGAAAATCTTTTGGTATAGCTATATCCTAAAACTACCAACAAAGCAATTGGCGATAAATAAAAACATAATCTATTAATAAAAAATGTACTTATAATAAAAACAACACAGTTAATTACTACAAATACCAATGCATTTTTTTCGCTGATGATGCCACTAGGAATTTCTCTAATCGCTGTTCTAGGATTAAGTGCATCTTGTTGTCTGTCTGCCCAACGATTAAAAGCCATCGCTGCATTGCGAGCAGTAATCATACAAACAAGTACTAATATAAACTTTAATAGATAATAACTGTTTGAATTCTCTCTAATAGTAGGATCATATATTATACTATAATATAAACCTAAAGTAAAACCAATCATTGCAAATGGCATTGCAAAAATGGTATGCGAAAATTTGACTAAGCTTAAATAGTTTTTCAAATTACTTGGCTTTCACTTTTACACTAAATTGTACTGTAGTAATTCGTGGATTGGTATTGGCATCAATCATAATAGATTTGGTATTATTGCCTACTTTATTTTTAGAATTAAATCCAACTACAATAGTATCTGATTTTCCTGGTGCTAATGGTTCAGTAGAAAACTCTGGTTGTGTACAGCCACAACTTCCCCAAGCATTTTTAATAATTAAAGGATATTTACCTGTGTTGGTATAAATCATAATATCTTTTAATGTATCGCCTTCAATCATTTTTCCAAAATTATATATTTCTTGTTCAAATTTAATTGAAGTAATTTTTTGGTTAACAGTATCTACAAAATATGGACTTGAAGAATCGAATGCTTGAGCTTTTACAGTAGAATCAAATTTCCTTTGATAATCTTCTTTCATTGCTTTATACTTTTGCTCTCTTTCTCTTTGTTCTGCTTTTTCTTTTGAATTACAAGCTGTAAACGAGAGTAGTACAATTACGAATAAGGTTAAATATTTCATTCAATTATTTTTCACAAATATACGCTACCACTTTTTATTTTCTTTTAACCAAGCTTCAAATTTTGGTAAATTTAACGCATTGAGTGTCATCTCTTTGAGTAAAGCACCTTTTTGAGCTACATTTACACCATAGCGAATGTCTTTTATGCCATTAATGTTGTGTGCATCTGGATTGATACTTATCCAAACACCTTTTTCCATGCAGTAATCTATCCAAGTATAATCAATATCTAAACGATGTGGATTGGCATTAATTTCAATTACTACTCTATTAGCAGCACAAGCATCTATAATTTTTTTGTGATTGACTGGATATCCTTTTCTACTCAACAACAATCTACCAGTCATGTGACCAAGAATTGTAGTGTATGGATTTTCAATCGCTTTGATAAGCCGTTCCATGGCTTTGTCTTCTTGCATATTGAGTTGACTGTGAACCGATGCGATGATTAAATCGAACTGAGCTAAAATTTCGTTAGGATAATCTAATCTTCCATCGTATAAAATATCACTTTCAATACTTTTAAATATTTTAAATGGAGAAATATTTTGATTGAGTTTATCTATTTCTTGATGTTGTTTGATGATATCATTTTCTTTTAATCCATTAGCATAAAAAGCACTCTGACTATGATCAGACATTACTAAATACTCATAATTTAAGTCAATACATGCTTGAGCCATTTCTGTAATGGTATTACTACCATCGCTGTATTTACTA encodes the following:
- the ruvX gene encoding Holliday junction resolvase RuvX, with product MSKIVAIDYGKKRVGFAISDETLTFAFGLSTQENKNALQYIINLIEKEKIETIIIGYPKNLNNELMDLTKAIDVFIKQIQQKYSSITIEKLDERFTSKLAFQSMIDSGLKKKQRQNKALVDEISATILLQDYITQLAFRKKQNNS
- a CDS encoding DUF1573 domain-containing protein — encoded protein: MKYLTLFVIVLLSFTACNSKEKAEQREREQKYKAMKEDYQRKFDSTVKAQAFDSSSPYFVDTVNQKITSIKFEQEIYNFGKMIEGDTLKDIMIYTNTGKYPLIIKNAWGSCGCTQPEFSTEPLAPGKSDTIVVGFNSKNKVGNNTKSIMIDANTNPRITTVQFSVKVKAK
- a CDS encoding UbiA family prenyltransferase — its product is MKNYLSLVKFSHTIFAMPFAMIGFTLGLYYSIIYDPTIRENSNSYYLLKFILVLVCMITARNAAMAFNRWADRQQDALNPRTAIREIPSGIISEKNALVFVVINCVVFIISTFFINRLCFYLSPIALLVVLGYSYTKRFSFLCHLILGIGLGLAPVGAFVAVTGKFGIVPVLLGIVVMLWVSGFDIIYSLQDEQFDKDNNFFSIPAKFGYQNAVSISVILHIFVIGLLVFIGVFGNFGLLYWIGTVVFACLLIYQHVVVQKFGLERINLAFFTLNGLASILFGMLVITDIIMKLTLIR